The following coding sequences lie in one Apium graveolens cultivar Ventura chromosome 3, ASM990537v1, whole genome shotgun sequence genomic window:
- the LOC141714367 gene encoding ARS-binding protein 1-like, which yields MSGASFLSVRLGLGSNSRIQPCDAGIIRAFKMHYRRRFYRGLLEGYELGQSDPGKINILDAINYAVATWTTNVKQESIARCFQHCKIHSIDEVSSNLNEHTTPEEYIHELEVMIKDLGYRNKMDVNNFLDYPGENESCSEVQSIEEIANTILENSAEDDLEDDTTPLEPVTRKEALKASKMLNNFLMQHESTTPELLDVIRKIKDELHVDLNYMKKQTTIESYFTKM from the coding sequence agaatCCAACCTTGTGATGCAGGAATTATAAGAGCTTTCAAGATGCACTATCGCAGGAGATTTTATCGTGGGTTATTAGAAGGTTATGAGTTGGGACAATCTGATCCAGGAAAGATTAATATTTTGGATGCTATCAATTATGCAGTCGCGACGTGGACGACAAATGTAAAACAAGAGTCAATAGCAAGGTGCTTTCAACATTGCAAAATTCATTCCATAGATGAAGTTTCGAGCAATTTAAATGAACATACAACTCCGGAAGAATACATTCATGAACTTGAGGTGATGATTAAGGATCTAGGTTATCGTAATAAAATGGATGTTAATAACTTCTTAGATTATCCGggtgaaaatgaatcatgttccGAGGTCCAGAGTATAGAAGAGATTGCAAACACCATCCTTGAAAATAGTGCTGAAGATGATCTTGAAGACGATACAACACCGTTGGAGCCGGTTACACGTAAAGAAGCACTCAAGGCATCAAAAATGCTTAATAACTTTTTGATGCAACATGAAAGCACCACACCCGAGCTTTTGGATGTAATAAGGAAGATTAAGGATGAGCTtcatgttgatttaaattatatgaaaaagcaaactacaattgaatcatattttacaaagatgtaa